From the Halobacteriovorax sp. GB3 genome, the window GCCCTAGTTATGCTGATTACATACAAAAGTATTTCTTTAATGGGGCTCTCATCTGCATCGGTTGTTGCTATGGCCGGTGGAGTTTTTATTTTTCCATTTTTTCTCTTTTCTGCAACAGCAGGACAGATTGCAGATCGATATGAGAAAGCAACGGTCATTCGGTATACAAAGATTTCTGAATTTCTGATTATGTTTGTCGCGGCCTTAGGCTTTTATTTTGACTCCTATCAAATGCTCATGTTTGTTCTCTTTTGTATGGGAGCACAGTCGGCCTTTTTTGGACCGCTAAAATATGGAATCTTGCCCAATCTTCTTAAAACAGAGGAACTCGTTACAGGTAATGCCTTCGTTGGTGGAGGTACATTTCTTGCCATTTTGATTGGGACAATTCTTGGTGGCCTTGCAACGACAATCGAAGGGGCGTCAGTTGTTATTGGAATTGGTATTCTTCTGGTTTCTTTTATTGGGATTTTAACTTCTAAAAAAGTTATCAACGTTAATAATGCCGATGAATCGATTAAAGTTGATTACACTTTTATTAAACCAACAATTGATATTATTAAATTAACGGCAAAGAATAAGAAAGTATTCTACTCTGTTCTAGGTATTTCTTGGTTTTGGTTTCTTGGGGCCGCGATACTTTCTGTCCTTCCAGGTCTTGTTAAAGATTACTTCTACGGGGATCAAAGCGTTGGAACTCTCTTTCTAGCAACATTTACTATTGGGATGGGGCTTGGCTCTTTTTTCTGTAATAAGCTTTCCTTTAAAAGAGTTGAAGTGGGAATGGTTCCTCTGGCCGCTCTTTTTATGGGGATCTTTCTTTTTGATATGTATCTTGTAGGAAATAGCTGGCAAGGGGTCACTGATGAACTTCTCTCTATCTCTGCTTATTTAGAAGAAGAGAATTCTATTCGCGCCCTCATTGATCTTCTTCTCGTTTCGGCCTTTGGTGGAATGTTTATTATTCCTCAATTTGCTTATATTCAGCATGAAACTCCTGAAAATGAAGTTTCAAGAATCATCGCTGGAAATAATATTTGGAATACTATTTTCATGGTCGTAGCTGCAGTGCTCATTATGGTTATGGACTCTATGGGAATGACGATTCCAAAGATTCTTGGAATCTTTGCTTTTGTTAATATCATTTTCTCTTTCATCATTTACTACTTTGTTTACTCCGAAGAAGCTCTTCGTTTCTTGGGATGGATCATTGCTAAGCTCATGTATAAAGTTGAAGTGAAGGGGCGTGAGAATATGCCACAAGATGGACCTTATGTGATTGCAAGTAATCATGTGAGTTTTGTTGATTGGATTCTCGTTATGTCTGTGTGTCCACGACCTGTTCGATTTGTTATTGATCACACATATTACAATGCTCCTATGGGACCTTTTTGGTTTGATCAGGCTAGACTGATCCCAATTGCAACAAGAAGGGAGAGTCCTGAGGTTTTAGCAACGGCATATGAAGAGATGTCTAAGGCCTTAGATGAGAATCATATTTTAGGAATTTTTCCTGAGGGATATCTTACTCGTAATGGAAAAATGAGGGCCTTTCAACCAGGACTTACAAAAATTATAAAAAGAAATCCTGTACCGGTTATTCCCTTGGCCATTGATGGACTTTGGGGAAGCTTCTTTTCTCATTCAGGGAAGGGACCACTCAAGGGATTGCCTTCAATTTTTAAAAGAAGAAAAGTGAAGTTAACGATTGGTGAGCCAATGCTCCCTGAACAATTGGATATGAAAATCTTAGAAACAAAGATTCATGCTCATCTAGAAATTAATCACGAAGGACTTGAAGAATTCGTATCGGAGTAATCTATGGAATTTATGAAAGATGGTGATAACTACGCAATCCGCATCGACAAAGACGAAAATGTTTTTGAAAAGCTTACGGAGTTCGCCTTAAAAGAAGGGCTCAACAGTGGTCATATTAGTGGTATTGGCGCCTTAACGAACGTAGAGCTAGGATTTTATCACTTAGATAAAAAAGAGTACGAAAGAAAGGTCTTTGATAAAGAATATGAGCTTTTAAGTTTAGAGGGGAATTTAACTCACTTAGATGGTAAGCCATTCTTTCATCTTCACGCCTGCCTTGGTGATGAGAATTTTAATGCTTTTGGTGGTCACGTTTTTAATGCAGATGTTGCCGTAACATTAGAGCTTAACTTTCGCATGTTTGATGAGTTGATTGAGAGAAAGATGAATGCTTGTATCGGTCTTAATCATATGGAAATGAGAAGAGTATGAAGCAAAAAGCAATCATTGTTGATCTCGACGGTACGCTTTGTGATTTAAAGCACAGAGTTCATCACGTTGAAGGGGAGACAAAGGATTGGAAGTCTTTTAATTCTAAAATACCTTACGACGAACTCAATAAGTGGTGTCTCGATTTAATGAAGGCCATGAAAAAGGCAGACCATAAAATAATCATCGTCACAGGTCGTAGTGAGGGAACAAAAGAAATGACGGCCGTTTGGCTTTCTAAGTATCAAGTGCCTTACGATGCTCTCTATATGAGACCTAGTAAAGATCAGAGTGAAGACTCTGATGTTAAAGAGGCCATTTACAATAATCACATAAAAGATCACTACAGCGTTACCTTTGTTGTTGATGACAGACTTTCTGTTGTTAAAAGATGGCGTGAAATGGGACTCGTTTGTTTGCAATGTGATTGGGGAGATTTTTAATGACACATGGATTTCGTGCTCAGATAACAAAGAAAGATAATTCTTTTCTTGTTCAAATGACGGAACAAGATAAAGGAACATTAGAAGAAGCTAAAGTCTATGCTAAAGAGATTGTCAGAGATTGGCTTGAAACATATCCTGATCTTACTAATGAAGAGTCTTCTTTTACATTAGAATTTAATAATCATAAAATGGATTTAAACATACACTAGGAGGGTTTATGAAAGGTTTAAGTGTTTTACTCATTTTGACTCTTGCCATCTCATGCGGAAAGAAAGAAGAAAAGAATAGTGAACTTGTTCGCTACGGAGAGGCCCTTCAAGAAAAAAGGGAACTTACATCTGAAGAGGTTGAAAGAGTTCAAGGAATGTGTGAAGCCCTCGCCTTTAGCGAAAGAAGACTTGATAATCTGACTGATAACGGTAGAAAATTTAGATTTCAAAGAGAAACGAAAAATTGTAAAGGTGAGAACGAAAAACTCGATTCTGCCATGGCCGAAATTACAATTCCATTTGATGGGAAGGCACCCTTTTTTAAAAATCTCTCAGAGGGAGATCTCATTTCTACTCTTGTAACAAGTGATTATTATCTCTTTAAAAAGGCCTGTGCCAAAGAAATTTCGCATAATCAATGGCAAGAAGGGGATATCTTTTATAGAATGCGCATCTTAAAATCAGATCATTTAGAAGTCATTCACTATAAAAAAGAAGATGACGGAAAATGGTATCCAAAGAGAATTGAAGAGGTTGTTGTTCAATTAGCTGGATCGGATTCAATTAAAGGTCTCATCAAAAAGCATGTCCAAGCAACTTTTTGTTCCAATGGTCAGTTAAGTTATTTTAAGCAAAGTTTATAAAAAAAAGGAAGGCAAAATGCCTTCCTTTTTTTATTTCATTTGATTGTAGGCTTCTAAGATTCCTTCAGTATTAAGTTTGTGAAGATCGTAGAGGTGATCGGCTTTGTAGGCCGACTGACCAAACTTACCATTGTTAGCAAGTGTGCGCACTTTAAAGTCAACATCGTTAATTTTAAGAGCGTGAACAATCTGCGCTCCCATACCACCAACAAGTTGGTGATCCTCAATTGTAATGAGCTTTCCATTTGTAGCAGCAAGACTCTTTTTAATAAGATCAACATCTGGCTTATTAACAAAGGCATTATTAATAACGGCTGCATTAATTCCTTTTTGAGCAAGTTCTTTTGCTGCATCAAGGGCCTTTTGTACCATTGGCCCATTGGCAACGATTGTTACATCACTTCCTTCTTTAAGCATTTGAGCTTTTCCCCACTCATAGCTTAGTCCTTCTACATATTCGCTTGGGTGACTTTCACGGCCAAAGAAGAAAAGAACACTGTCGGCAACTTTTCCGCTTTCTCTCTTTTCTTTAATCTGATTAATGGCCTGTTCCATATATAGTTCAGCTTCTTTTGAACAAGAACAACTAACAACTGTAGTATGAGGAATCGATGAAGTTGCTGCAAAATAAGTCGTCGCTTGGTGAGAAGCACCATCAGCTGCATCTTGAAAACCAGTGTGAGAGAAAAGACCAATTACTGGTGCTTCAGAGAGTTGGGCCATAATTAAAGGAAGGTTCCCTTTTGTTACACCAAATTGTGCAAATGTATCAACGATTGGAATGAGCCCTTGCTTTGAAAGTCCTACGGCCGTTGAAACCATATTTGATTCTGCAATTCCGATATCAACATAATGAGTTGGAAATTCCTTATGGAAAGCTGCAATCCCTGTTGAACCTTGAAGATCTGATGTTACAGAGAAGACTGGTAGACCATTTTTAGCTGCGGCAATTGTTGCACGGGCAAATCCAGGTTGTACTTTTTCTTTGACTACACTTGAAGGAGCTGATTCTTTTGGAGCTGGCTTACTAGCAAGAATTTCATTTGCCCAAGTTTTAAATTCTTCAGGAGCGCTTCCTTTGTAGATTTCATCAAGAAAAGAAACAAGAGAATCATCATAGGCCTTTAGTGGATAACCGTGTCCACCTGAAGCACTCTTTTCTGTCGCTTCAACTCCGTAACCTTTTATTGTCTTTAGAATAAGAGCTATTGGTTTTGTCGGGTCTTTTTTCGCTTTTTCAATTGAGTTTTCAAAAGTTGTATAAAGACCTTGAAGATCGTGACCATTTTCAACTGTTTCAACTTCCCATCCTAGTGCAGAGAGAGAAGCGAAAGTCGGTTCCATATCAAAAGAATCTTCTTCGATTCTACCTGAAAGTTTTGTGTTGTTATCAGAGATGATAAGAACAAATGGATTCATCTTATTTTTCTTTGCTAGACCTGGAATTGCGGCAAAAGCTTCTTTTGTTTCACCTTCCATTGAGCCACCATCTGAGAGAACACAAAGAGTTGTTCTGTCATTACCGATGATTTTATCTGCAAGGCAAAGCCCTTGAGCTTGAGGAACACCAGAACCAAGTGGACCGTTAGAGATAAAAACTCCCTCAGGGTTAAGGTGAGCTTCTCCGTGTCCTGTTAATTTACTTTCAATTGAGCGGAAACCTCTTAGAGCTTTGAAATCGAGGTTATCAAAACCATAGTTTGCTCTTAGAGCGTAAATTCCATTTTCTGCGTGACCAGCGTCATTAACAAAGTTGAAGGCTTCAAACCATTGCTTATTTGAGTTAAACATAATTCCATGAAGTGCCGACATTGTTTCAGCGAAGGCCGCTGGACCACCCCAGTGACAAGCAGCTCCACCAATAACAGCGTGCTGATTCATCAGAGCAACGAGTGCTCTTGTTGCCATAGGACAACCAACTTTAATTTTATTTCCCTCTTTATCTGTAACTTCACTAGCGTACTTAAGTTCACTAGTTGGATTCAGGGCTAATTTATTAGCAACTTTAAGGGGAGTGAGTTGACTCAATGACATATATTCTCCTAGGGTAAATTCATAAAAATTTCCCTATAAAGATAGTTCAATTTCTTGTTTCTGCAAAGTTAGTCGAGACTTTCACCAGGAAAAAGTTTTTTAAAGGCCTCTAGGTGGGACTTTTCACACAAATTTTCATGAATATCCATAAATTTATGATAGGCACGCGCCGAAGCATTGGCATTCGCTAGATCTTGTTTGAGCCCTTGAAGGTAGTATCTGGAAAAATGATTGGTAATATAAATGATTTTACTAAATGGCGAAATCTTGTGGCCTTTGAGTTTTAAAGGAAAGCCAGATCCCCTGACATCTTCATGATGCTGATAGGCAGCAAGAATGACTTCCGAGGGGACATTGTGAAGGGTGCTTAGAATCTCCATTCCGTGTTTTGGATGTTCATTGAGTTCTTCTTTTTCTTCAATTGTTAAATACAGTGGGTTCTTTTCACGAATCTCTTCTGGAATCATTTTCATTCCCACATCGTGTAGTAGACCAGAGAGAAAGAGCTTTGTTTTTCTTTCATCACTTTCCCATTCAAGCTTTTCACTAATGGCGAGAGCATAGATTGCACTTAAAAGAGAGTAGTTGTAGATGTCGGGGCACTCAAGTCTTAAATGATCCAATAAGTTCAAGTAGGAGTGAGACTTTGAGAGGACATTTAACACACTCTTAGCGTAGTAGTTGATATAGCTCATTGTTCGATCATCAAAGTTTAATTTAAAGACACTTTCTTGAATGATGTTATGGGAGTGAACGAGAAAATTCATTCTCTTTGAATCATCAATTTTCTTATTGTCTTGAAGGGCCTTGCAGATTTTTAAGTTCATCAGAGTGTAGTCTTGAAAGTCCTTTTTGAGAGCGTGAAGGAACTCCACGCCTTTATCTTCAAACTTTTTTAAGATCTCATAATTATAATTGTCACCCTTATTAGAGACTTTGATGTACTTGCCGTTTCTTATTCTTATGTAAATATCAAAGGGCGCAATTTTACCTGAGATAAAACTTTTAAGGGGAACTTCACAAAAGAGATCATCGTCAAATTCATTTTGCTTGTAACTATCTTCCGATTCACTGCCAAGAAGATGCATTAATTTATTTCGAAGTTCATCTTGATTAATGGGCTTAGCGACAAATTCATCCGCGCCAAGACGGTAGGCTTCTTTAGCATCGAGAGCGGAAATAAAAGATGTCATAATGATAAAAGGAAGGTCTTGATTGATGGACTTAACATCCTTTAAAAGATCGATTCCATTGCCATCTTCTTTGAGGTGTACATCCGAGAGGATCAGATCAAAGGTGTGTTCACCCATTTTATTTTTGGCGGTAGTGATATCTTCGGCAAAAGAAATTTCCACATCTAGATTCTCTAGATAAAATTCTAGAACGTCGTGAATACCAACTTCGTCTTCGACAATTAATACCGATTTCATTGGCCTACCTTGATAGTTTTCTTTTCTTAATTTTAAAACAAAAAGAATAATTCTCACTATAAGATTTGTTTTGTTTTTTAAGGTGAAGCTTCATTTTTCTTAAGACTTAAAGGCTAAGGCCAAAATAAGAATTGTCGATAAAATAAGGGATATTGATTAAAAGGGAGGCGCGTGTGTGTGATAACTGTAAAGCACTGAAAAGAGATTCAAGATTTTTAAACGGAAGACGCTACCGCATCCATAGGGTGAATCTATATCGTGTTTACAAAGAGCAGATTATTACTATTCGTCTTTGCCACGTTTGTGCCATTGAATTATTTAAAAGAGGGGAAATGAGTTTTCTCTCTCGAAACCGTCCTTTACTTCGATCAATAGATCGCTTCAAGCAACCCGAGAAAGATCTTGGAATTGAGTGGTAAATTCGCCACATTAATCTGTCATTGAATTCAGTAACTTATTGATTAATCGTTTTCAATACTAATTGTTTTGCTTGTAACTTATTGTATTTACATAAGCTTTAAGAAATCCTAATATTTTCATTATAATAATCTCAAGAGAGGTGGAACGTATGTGCGACTCTTGTAAATTTAAGAATGAAAATTGGCAATTTAAAGCAGGCGAGAAGCGAGCAAGACTTAAGAAAGTGACGCTCTATGGGATGATTCCAGGCTTTACTGTAGATCTCAAGCTTTGCACTCTTTGTGAGAGAAATCTCTTCTATCAAGGTGAGTTGAAGTTTATTCAAGAAAACGAGCTCCTTGAACAAGAGGTTAAGCAAAATAGGCAGAGTTATTGTCGGGTGAAACAGCAAGCGCGCTAGGTCTTTAAAAGTTATCTCTTTTGATTAGAATAGACTATGAGAACACAACGACAAGGAATCTCATATGACTTATTCTCATCTCAATGGTGCCTATATAAACCATCAATGGTTCAATCAAAACTCCAATACAATTTCAGTAAAAAATAAAGAGACTGGCGAGCTTCTCAGTGAAGTCTCTCTACTTGAAAAAGACCAATTGGACTCTGCGATTGATGGCTCCGTGAGCGCATTTAAGGAAATGAGAAATTGGAGTGCTGGAAAGCGATACGATATGCTTGAAGTTCTCATTCAAAAATTTAAGGCAAAAAAAGATGAATTTGCAACACTGATTTCTCTAGAAGCTGGAAAGCCTATTAGTTACGCTAAAGCGGAAGTGGCCCGCTGTCTTTCAACACTTGAATTTGCTAAAGAAGAAACGCGAAGAATTTGTGGAGAAGTCGTTCCGATGGACTTTGCAGCTGGAGCTGGTAAAACGGCTTTTACAAAGCGCGTTGCAAAAGGCGTTCTCACTTGTGTATCACCTTTTAATTTTCCACTAAACCTTGCTCTTCATAAAATTGCACCGGCCCTTGCCGTTGGATCGAGCGTTGTTTTAAAACCTTCGCCTTATACTCCTCTTTCAAGTCTTATGTTCGCTGAGCTTTTGAATGAAGTTGGCTATCCAGAGGGGGCCCTCAATGTTGTCGTCTGTGACAATGATGTTGCCCAAATGCTTGTGGAAGATGAAAGGGCCAAGGTCTTTTCTTTTACGGGCTCTCCTCAAATTGGCTGGATGCTAAAGTCACTTGCTGGGAAGAAGAAAGTTATTTTAGAGCTTGGAGGAAATGCTGCTTGTCTCATTGATGAGAGTGCCGATCTTGAAAAAGCTGCAAAAGATTTAGCCGTTGGTTGCTATCTCTATAGTGGTCAAATTTGTATCTCCACACAAAGAATTTTCGTCCAGCAAAGTGTTCAAAAGAAATTTCAGGATCTCTTATTAAAAGAAATTGAAACGATTCAATGTGGTTCTTTAAGTGATGAGTCAGTGATTGTTGGACCATTAATTGATCGTGTTCACTTTGATCGCATTGACTCATGGGTGAAAGAGGCCATTGAAAAGGGAGCGAGTGTTCTTGTTGGAGCAAAGGCCTTTGATGAGAAAAGAAACATTTATGCTCCAACACTTCTTACAAATGTTTCAAAAGATGCAAAAGTTTATCAAGAAGAAGTCTTTGGTCCTGTGGCACTCATTTCTACGTTTGATTCTATTGAAGAAGGATTCGATCTGGTTAACGATTCCCGCTTTGGACTTCAATGTGGTTTCTATACAAATAATCTCTCACATTTTAAAAAGGCGCACGACACATTAGATGTTGGGGCCATTATCATGAACGGAGCTCCTGGATTTCGAATTGACTCGATGCCATACGGTGGAGTCAAAGACTCTGGACTAGGAAGAGAGGGACTTAAGTACTGTATTTTCGAAATTACTGAGCCGCGCCTCGTTATTTTCTAGAAGGTGTCACATTTTTTTAGGGCCCGAATTTTGCTAAATGAAATTGCTCGTTCTATGATGTCCTCGTCAATTATGGG encodes:
- a CDS encoding MFS transporter, which gives rise to MFSRAQFRGTSFLFGRTHLSLEFIFKDRRFWPLFWTQFLGAMNDNFFKNALVMLITYKSISLMGLSSASVVAMAGGVFIFPFFLFSATAGQIADRYEKATVIRYTKISEFLIMFVAALGFYFDSYQMLMFVLFCMGAQSAFFGPLKYGILPNLLKTEELVTGNAFVGGGTFLAILIGTILGGLATTIEGASVVIGIGILLVSFIGILTSKKVINVNNADESIKVDYTFIKPTIDIIKLTAKNKKVFYSVLGISWFWFLGAAILSVLPGLVKDYFYGDQSVGTLFLATFTIGMGLGSFFCNKLSFKRVEVGMVPLAALFMGIFLFDMYLVGNSWQGVTDELLSISAYLEEENSIRALIDLLLVSAFGGMFIIPQFAYIQHETPENEVSRIIAGNNIWNTIFMVVAAVLIMVMDSMGMTIPKILGIFAFVNIIFSFIIYYFVYSEEALRFLGWIIAKLMYKVEVKGRENMPQDGPYVIASNHVSFVDWILVMSVCPRPVRFVIDHTYYNAPMGPFWFDQARLIPIATRRESPEVLATAYEEMSKALDENHILGIFPEGYLTRNGKMRAFQPGLTKIIKRNPVPVIPLAIDGLWGSFFSHSGKGPLKGLPSIFKRRKVKLTIGEPMLPEQLDMKILETKIHAHLEINHEGLEEFVSE
- a CDS encoding PPC domain-containing DNA-binding protein — translated: MEFMKDGDNYAIRIDKDENVFEKLTEFALKEGLNSGHISGIGALTNVELGFYHLDKKEYERKVFDKEYELLSLEGNLTHLDGKPFFHLHACLGDENFNAFGGHVFNADVAVTLELNFRMFDELIERKMNACIGLNHMEMRRV
- a CDS encoding phosphatase domain-containing protein, whose amino-acid sequence is MKQKAIIVDLDGTLCDLKHRVHHVEGETKDWKSFNSKIPYDELNKWCLDLMKAMKKADHKIIIVTGRSEGTKEMTAVWLSKYQVPYDALYMRPSKDQSEDSDVKEAIYNNHIKDHYSVTFVVDDRLSVVKRWREMGLVCLQCDWGDF
- a CDS encoding transketolase C-terminal domain-containing protein, whose protein sequence is MSLSQLTPLKVANKLALNPTSELKYASEVTDKEGNKIKVGCPMATRALVALMNQHAVIGGAACHWGGPAAFAETMSALHGIMFNSNKQWFEAFNFVNDAGHAENGIYALRANYGFDNLDFKALRGFRSIESKLTGHGEAHLNPEGVFISNGPLGSGVPQAQGLCLADKIIGNDRTTLCVLSDGGSMEGETKEAFAAIPGLAKKNKMNPFVLIISDNNTKLSGRIEEDSFDMEPTFASLSALGWEVETVENGHDLQGLYTTFENSIEKAKKDPTKPIALILKTIKGYGVEATEKSASGGHGYPLKAYDDSLVSFLDEIYKGSAPEEFKTWANEILASKPAPKESAPSSVVKEKVQPGFARATIAAAKNGLPVFSVTSDLQGSTGIAAFHKEFPTHYVDIGIAESNMVSTAVGLSKQGLIPIVDTFAQFGVTKGNLPLIMAQLSEAPVIGLFSHTGFQDAADGASHQATTYFAATSSIPHTTVVSCSCSKEAELYMEQAINQIKEKRESGKVADSVLFFFGRESHPSEYVEGLSYEWGKAQMLKEGSDVTIVANGPMVQKALDAAKELAQKGINAAVINNAFVNKPDVDLIKKSLAATNGKLITIEDHQLVGGMGAQIVHALKINDVDFKVRTLANNGKFGQSAYKADHLYDLHKLNTEGILEAYNQMK
- a CDS encoding HD domain-containing phosphohydrolase translates to MKSVLIVEDEVGIHDVLEFYLENLDVEISFAEDITTAKNKMGEHTFDLILSDVHLKEDGNGIDLLKDVKSINQDLPFIIMTSFISALDAKEAYRLGADEFVAKPINQDELRNKLMHLLGSESEDSYKQNEFDDDLFCEVPLKSFISGKIAPFDIYIRIRNGKYIKVSNKGDNYNYEILKKFEDKGVEFLHALKKDFQDYTLMNLKICKALQDNKKIDDSKRMNFLVHSHNIIQESVFKLNFDDRTMSYINYYAKSVLNVLSKSHSYLNLLDHLRLECPDIYNYSLLSAIYALAISEKLEWESDERKTKLFLSGLLHDVGMKMIPEEIREKNPLYLTIEEKEELNEHPKHGMEILSTLHNVPSEVILAAYQHHEDVRGSGFPLKLKGHKISPFSKIIYITNHFSRYYLQGLKQDLANANASARAYHKFMDIHENLCEKSHLEAFKKLFPGESLD
- a CDS encoding aldehyde dehydrogenase family protein; the protein is MTYSHLNGAYINHQWFNQNSNTISVKNKETGELLSEVSLLEKDQLDSAIDGSVSAFKEMRNWSAGKRYDMLEVLIQKFKAKKDEFATLISLEAGKPISYAKAEVARCLSTLEFAKEETRRICGEVVPMDFAAGAGKTAFTKRVAKGVLTCVSPFNFPLNLALHKIAPALAVGSSVVLKPSPYTPLSSLMFAELLNEVGYPEGALNVVVCDNDVAQMLVEDERAKVFSFTGSPQIGWMLKSLAGKKKVILELGGNAACLIDESADLEKAAKDLAVGCYLYSGQICISTQRIFVQQSVQKKFQDLLLKEIETIQCGSLSDESVIVGPLIDRVHFDRIDSWVKEAIEKGASVLVGAKAFDEKRNIYAPTLLTNVSKDAKVYQEEVFGPVALISTFDSIEEGFDLVNDSRFGLQCGFYTNNLSHFKKAHDTLDVGAIIMNGAPGFRIDSMPYGGVKDSGLGREGLKYCIFEITEPRLVIF